A portion of the Bacillus thuringiensis genome contains these proteins:
- a CDS encoding MMPL family transporter → MSKLKSWRSLSFLLWIVITIIMVVTMPNMDKLVKEKGKITIPNTEQSSIADKIIKEMDKEGVEKYEIIAVFNSGNKAALTDEQKKEITKTINALQNEKEQLGIKEVVSHLDNKDLEKQLVSKDNTTILTQISIDKKHGEISKVSNNLHEKVQTKGVKTYLTGSDLIAGDFLKSSQEGVKKTEVISIIFILVVLILVFRSPVVPIVSLLTVGVSYLVSMGIIAQLVDQFNFPFSNFTQVFVVVVLFGVGTDYNILLYMRFKEELSKQENAFLATKETFKSAGKTVLYSGIAVLIGFASLALASFKLYQSTSAVAIGVLVLLLVLTTLNPFFMVLLGKGMFYPVKTFKGHEDSRLWGFFAKNSVARPFIALIIVFLISIPFILKYSNTLNYNDLFEVDNKYESKMGINVIEDHFPPGFSSPSTLVIQSDKKLDEGTSLQILDELTDKISKVKGVSEVYAPTRPTGEKIKELYLNKQAGELNTGLGDADGGIKEINDGLTDAKNKMGSNDSNSLANVQKLIDGTNEAKNGVSALGTALHQLSNGINDGAQGAQQIESGLASVNENINVLSNATSQLHAGYAQLEKGLSSYDQYFGSISQAIDGAKKGYEQIEMLMTNFVQTKPELANDSNIQQTIGIAKEAQKQLNILSKELNQLATQHKAAMSSFKEANQSLLKVDNGLKEMNNGINKLQKGAADLKNGLNEGSAGSKQIANKSAELQSGLTKINDGQGQFLTGLKDLQEKMGQLQSGLSKSTEGLGKVSNGLHDAQKYLGELNESKSSEKFYIPKEVLEGDDFQKALNTYMSQDRKIAKMTIILDVNPYSKEAMPIIQEINKTIEGTVKGTELHDAKTAIGGTTARNVDLKEVTGQDFLRTATIMLIGIAIVLIVITRSLLNTIFIIGSLLLAYFASLGISEQISAHVLHVESLSWNVPFFSFIMIVALGVDYSIFVMMRYNEIEGDSVTKIVTASRHIGGVVLSAALILVGTFAALIPSGVLTLIQVASVVGVALLLLALIVMPILLPALMGLTSRLKSYKEKIINTK, encoded by the coding sequence ATGAGCAAGTTAAAAAGTTGGAGAAGTTTATCTTTTCTATTATGGATAGTTATTACTATTATAATGGTTGTAACGATGCCTAATATGGATAAATTAGTGAAGGAAAAAGGGAAAATTACAATCCCTAATACAGAACAAAGCAGCATTGCTGACAAGATAATTAAAGAGATGGATAAAGAAGGGGTTGAAAAGTATGAAATTATAGCCGTTTTTAATAGTGGCAATAAGGCAGCTTTAACAGATGAACAAAAGAAGGAAATAACAAAAACGATCAACGCCCTGCAAAATGAAAAAGAGCAATTAGGAATTAAGGAAGTTGTTTCGCATTTAGATAATAAAGACTTGGAGAAACAATTAGTTTCTAAAGATAATACGACTATTTTAACGCAAATATCGATAGATAAAAAACATGGTGAAATATCAAAGGTTTCAAATAATCTTCATGAAAAGGTGCAAACGAAAGGGGTAAAAACGTATTTAACAGGAAGTGACTTAATAGCGGGTGATTTTCTTAAATCCTCTCAAGAGGGAGTGAAAAAGACAGAAGTTATTTCAATCATCTTCATTCTTGTAGTATTAATCCTCGTATTCCGTTCACCAGTTGTTCCGATTGTTTCTCTTCTTACAGTCGGTGTGTCGTATTTAGTTTCAATGGGGATTATTGCTCAGCTTGTAGATCAATTTAATTTCCCATTTTCAAACTTTACACAAGTGTTCGTAGTCGTCGTCCTCTTTGGAGTAGGAACAGATTATAACATTTTATTATATATGAGGTTTAAAGAAGAATTAAGTAAACAAGAAAATGCATTTTTGGCCACGAAAGAAACATTTAAATCGGCAGGTAAAACCGTATTATATAGCGGTATAGCGGTGCTAATTGGTTTTGCATCACTTGCGTTAGCGAGTTTTAAATTATATCAATCTACTTCAGCGGTAGCAATTGGTGTTTTAGTATTACTACTCGTATTAACGACTTTAAATCCATTTTTTATGGTGCTTTTAGGAAAAGGAATGTTTTATCCAGTTAAAACATTTAAAGGTCATGAGGATAGTCGCTTATGGGGATTCTTTGCGAAAAACTCAGTAGCAAGGCCATTTATCGCTTTAATCATCGTATTTTTAATATCGATTCCTTTCATATTAAAATACTCTAATACACTAAATTACAATGATTTATTTGAAGTAGATAATAAGTATGAATCAAAGATGGGTATTAACGTAATAGAGGATCATTTTCCGCCTGGTTTCTCTTCACCGAGTACATTAGTCATTCAATCTGATAAAAAGCTGGATGAAGGAACTTCTCTACAAATTTTAGACGAATTAACTGATAAAATTTCGAAAGTTAAAGGTGTATCAGAAGTATATGCACCGACACGTCCAACTGGTGAGAAGATAAAAGAATTATATTTAAATAAGCAAGCGGGAGAATTGAATACAGGATTAGGAGATGCCGATGGTGGCATAAAGGAAATTAATGATGGATTAACGGATGCGAAAAATAAAATGGGAAGTAATGATTCAAATAGTCTTGCGAATGTTCAAAAATTAATTGATGGAACGAACGAGGCGAAAAACGGGGTATCAGCATTAGGAACAGCTTTACATCAATTATCAAATGGCATAAACGACGGTGCACAAGGAGCACAGCAAATTGAGAGTGGCTTAGCTTCAGTAAACGAAAATATAAATGTTCTATCTAATGCAACGTCGCAGCTGCATGCTGGTTATGCACAGTTAGAAAAAGGTTTAAGCTCTTACGATCAATACTTCGGAAGTATTTCTCAAGCAATTGATGGTGCGAAAAAGGGATATGAACAAATTGAAATGTTAATGACCAATTTCGTTCAAACGAAACCAGAACTAGCGAATGATTCAAACATACAACAAACGATAGGAATTGCTAAAGAAGCTCAAAAACAATTAAATATACTTTCAAAAGAATTAAATCAATTAGCAACGCAGCATAAAGCAGCGATGAGTTCATTTAAAGAAGCGAATCAATCGTTACTGAAAGTGGATAACGGCTTAAAAGAAATGAACAATGGAATTAATAAGTTACAAAAGGGGGCAGCGGATCTTAAAAATGGATTAAATGAAGGTTCTGCAGGTTCAAAACAAATTGCGAATAAATCAGCTGAGTTACAATCTGGATTAACGAAAATAAACGATGGGCAAGGGCAATTTTTAACGGGCCTTAAAGACCTGCAGGAAAAGATGGGGCAATTACAATCTGGTTTATCTAAAAGTACAGAAGGGCTTGGAAAAGTAAGCAATGGCCTGCATGACGCGCAGAAATATTTAGGGGAGCTCAATGAATCGAAAAGCTCTGAGAAGTTTTATATTCCAAAAGAAGTGTTAGAGGGAGACGATTTCCAAAAAGCATTGAACACGTACATGTCACAAGATAGAAAGATTGCTAAAATGACCATCATTTTAGATGTAAATCCGTATTCAAAAGAAGCAATGCCGATTATTCAAGAAATCAATAAAACAATCGAGGGCACTGTAAAGGGAACGGAATTACATGATGCGAAAACAGCAATTGGCGGAACAACAGCTAGAAACGTTGATTTAAAAGAAGTAACAGGGCAAGATTTCTTACGTACAGCTACGATTATGTTAATTGGAATTGCGATTGTATTAATTGTAATTACACGTTCATTATTAAATACAATATTTATTATTGGCTCATTACTATTAGCGTACTTTGCATCGCTTGGTATAAGCGAACAAATTAGTGCACATGTATTACATGTAGAGTCATTAAGCTGGAATGTTCCATTCTTTAGCTTCATTATGATTGTCGCTTTAGGAGTGGATTATAGTATTTTCGTAATGATGCGCTATAACGAGATAGAAGGGGATTCGGTAACGAAAATTGTAACTGCATCTCGTCATATAGGAGGAGTTGTATTATCAGCGGCGCTAATTTTAGTAGGGACATTTGCAGCATTAATCCCTTCAGGTGTATTAACACTTATACAAGTAGCATCAGTTGTTGGCGTTGCACTATTACTATTAGCTTTAATCGTGATGCCGATATTGTTACCTGCTTTAATGGGATTAACGAGTAGATTGAAGAGTTATAAAGAAAAGATAATAAATACGAAATAA
- a CDS encoding TetR/AcrR family transcriptional regulator produces the protein MAKNKREDIFDAAIQLFAERGYDGTTIPMIAEKAKVGAGTIYRYFENKEALVNSLFTKSVLQLSELIKNDFPVDANIREQFSHTYNRLFEFARQNADAFLFTNSHCDSYFLDEHSNEIFEDFMGFFMNLIEDGIEKGLLRPLPPIALIIIVYQPIEKLIKVMETGQLEYTDELVKELEESCWNAIRII, from the coding sequence ATGGCTAAAAACAAACGAGAGGATATTTTTGACGCTGCAATACAACTTTTTGCAGAACGAGGTTATGATGGTACAACAATTCCGATGATTGCCGAAAAAGCAAAAGTAGGCGCAGGTACGATCTATCGTTATTTTGAAAATAAAGAAGCGCTTGTTAATTCTTTATTTACGAAAAGTGTTTTACAACTATCGGAATTAATAAAAAATGATTTCCCGGTCGATGCAAATATTCGTGAACAGTTTAGCCATACATACAACCGTTTATTTGAATTTGCGAGACAAAATGCAGATGCTTTTCTTTTTACAAATTCTCACTGTGATAGTTATTTTCTAGATGAACATAGCAATGAAATATTCGAGGACTTCATGGGTTTCTTCATGAACTTGATTGAAGATGGAATCGAAAAAGGTTTGCTTCGTCCATTACCACCAATTGCTTTAATTATTATTGTATATCAACCAATTGAAAAATTAATTAAAGTAATGGAAACAGGGCAGTTAGAATATACAGATGAATTAGTAAAGGAATTGGAAGAAAGTTGTTGGAATGCTATTAGAATCATTTGA
- the eis gene encoding enhanced intracellular survival protein Eis, with protein MNVIQLKEDKFREALRLSEYAFQYKVDEERLQQQLTKMKESHEIYGIMEGEDLAAKLHLIPFHIYIGKEKFKMGGVAGVATYPEYRRSGYVKELLQYSLQTMKKDGYTVSMLHPFAVSFYRKYGWELCANLLICHMNKSDLVMKKQVNGTVKRFNKENHPEEVEKLYEVFAERFSGMLVREKNWWLQAVYDDLTLAIYYDEDKTAAGYMLYKIENYKMTVEEFVPLHNEARNGLWNFICQHDSMIKELEMTVSETEPLLYSLQEPRVKTEIKPYFMGRIVDVEQFLKQYELSWNNVQQEVILHITDAFAPWNNVAVRLANHEITIVEETTEKGIKLDITALSAIMLGYKRPLELNELELISGSDEAIRSFENLVPVRKPFIYDFF; from the coding sequence ATGAATGTCATACAATTAAAAGAAGATAAGTTCAGAGAAGCATTACGTTTATCAGAATACGCTTTTCAATATAAAGTAGATGAGGAACGATTACAGCAGCAACTTACAAAGATGAAGGAAAGTCATGAAATATACGGCATTATGGAAGGGGAAGACTTAGCAGCAAAACTACATCTTATTCCGTTTCATATTTACATAGGTAAAGAAAAATTTAAAATGGGTGGCGTTGCAGGAGTAGCGACGTATCCAGAGTACAGAAGAAGTGGGTATGTAAAAGAGCTACTTCAATATTCACTTCAAACGATGAAAAAAGATGGCTATACAGTCTCTATGTTACATCCATTTGCGGTTTCATTTTACCGTAAATACGGTTGGGAACTTTGTGCGAATCTACTCATATGTCATATGAATAAGAGTGATTTAGTGATGAAAAAACAAGTAAATGGAACTGTGAAACGTTTCAATAAAGAAAATCATCCAGAAGAGGTCGAAAAGCTCTATGAAGTATTTGCAGAACGTTTTTCAGGTATGTTAGTTCGAGAGAAGAACTGGTGGTTACAAGCAGTTTATGATGATTTAACATTAGCGATTTACTATGATGAAGATAAAACGGCAGCAGGTTACATGTTATACAAAATAGAAAACTATAAAATGACAGTAGAAGAATTTGTACCACTGCATAATGAAGCACGAAATGGTCTGTGGAACTTTATTTGCCAGCATGATTCTATGATTAAAGAACTTGAAATGACAGTAAGTGAAACCGAACCGTTGCTATATTCATTGCAAGAGCCACGCGTGAAGACAGAAATAAAACCATATTTTATGGGAAGAATTGTAGATGTAGAGCAGTTCTTAAAACAATATGAGTTGAGCTGGAACAATGTACAGCAAGAAGTGATTCTACACATTACAGACGCATTTGCTCCGTGGAATAACGTAGCAGTGAGACTTGCAAATCATGAAATAACAATTGTAGAAGAAACAACGGAAAAAGGAATTAAACTGGATATAACTGCACTATCAGCAATAATGCTTGGATATAAACGTCCATTAGAACTAAATGAACTTGAATTAATTAGTGGAAGTGACGAGGCAATACGGTCATTTGAGAATTTAGTACCAGTGCGTAAGCCATTTATTTATGATTTCTTTTAA
- the aroA gene encoding 3-phosphoshikimate 1-carboxyvinyltransferase, translating to MKERTIQPVNNGLNGNITIPGDKSISHRAVMFGSIAEGKTTIKGFLPGADCLSTISCFKEMGVEITQNGDEVTVVGKGLEGLQEPKAVLDVGNSGTTIRLMSGILANTPFFSCVQGDESIAKRPMKRVTTPLKQMGAKIDGREEGTFTPLTIRGGDLKAIEYISPVASAQVKSAILLAGLRAEGVTAVTEPHISRDHTERMLEAFGVKVTREGKTVKLSGGQKLTATDIQVPGDVSSAAFFLVAGAIIPNSKLVLQNVGMNPTRTGIIDVLEKMGATFTVDLINEGASEPAANITIETSSLKGIEIGGDIIPRLIDEIPVIALAATQAEGITVIKDAHELKVKETNRIDTVVAELTKLGARIEATDDGMIIYGKSALKGNTVNSYGDHRIGMMLAIAGCLAEGKTIIEDAEAVGVSYPTFFDELQKLAK from the coding sequence GTGAAAGAAAGAACAATACAACCTGTTAATAACGGATTGAATGGCAATATTACAATCCCAGGTGATAAATCCATTTCACACCGTGCTGTTATGTTCGGTTCGATTGCAGAAGGGAAAACAACAATTAAAGGTTTCTTGCCCGGTGCAGACTGTTTAAGTACGATTTCATGTTTTAAAGAAATGGGAGTAGAAATTACGCAAAACGGTGATGAAGTTACTGTAGTTGGTAAAGGATTAGAAGGTTTACAAGAACCGAAAGCTGTATTAGATGTTGGTAATTCTGGTACAACAATTCGATTAATGTCAGGTATATTAGCTAACACACCATTTTTCTCTTGCGTACAAGGTGATGAGTCTATCGCAAAAAGACCGATGAAGCGTGTAACAACCCCATTAAAACAAATGGGTGCAAAAATTGACGGCAGAGAAGAAGGAACATTTACACCGCTAACAATACGTGGCGGAGATTTAAAAGCAATTGAATATATTTCTCCTGTTGCAAGTGCACAAGTAAAGTCAGCTATTTTACTTGCAGGTCTTCGTGCAGAAGGTGTAACAGCTGTTACAGAACCACATATTTCACGCGACCATACGGAAAGAATGCTTGAAGCATTTGGTGTTAAAGTAACTCGCGAAGGGAAAACAGTGAAGCTATCAGGTGGACAAAAATTAACAGCAACAGACATTCAAGTGCCAGGTGACGTATCATCAGCAGCATTTTTCTTAGTAGCAGGTGCAATCATCCCAAATAGTAAACTAGTATTACAAAATGTAGGAATGAATCCAACTCGTACAGGTATTATTGATGTTTTAGAGAAAATGGGTGCTACGTTCACTGTAGATCTAATTAACGAAGGGGCATCAGAACCAGCTGCAAATATTACAATTGAAACATCTTCATTAAAAGGAATTGAAATTGGCGGAGATATTATCCCTAGATTAATCGATGAGATTCCTGTAATCGCATTAGCGGCAACGCAAGCGGAAGGAATTACAGTAATTAAAGATGCACACGAATTAAAAGTAAAAGAAACAAATCGTATTGATACAGTCGTTGCTGAGTTAACGAAACTAGGAGCTCGAATAGAAGCAACTGATGACGGCATGATCATTTACGGAAAATCAGCTCTAAAAGGCAATACAGTAAATAGTTATGGTGATCATCGCATCGGAATGATGCTTGCGATTGCTGGCTGCCTGGCAGAAGGAAAAACAATTATTGAAGATGCAGAAGCCGTAGGTGTATCATATCCTACATTCTTTGATGAACTTCAAAAGTTAGCTAAATAA
- the tyrA gene encoding prephenate dehydrogenase has translation MRKKVVLIGTGLIGGSLALAIKKEHDVTITGYDIFQEQVERAKELHVVDEVAVDLQHACEEAHLIIFASPVEETKKLLHKLASFRLREDVIVTDVGSTKGSIMSEAEALFSKEVSFIGGHPMAGSHKTGVESAKAHLFENAFYILTPMNHVLNEQVEDLKVWLKGTGSHFLVLNTEEHDYVTGIVSHFPHLIAAGLVKQVEKHAGDNPLIHQLAAGGFKDITRIASSSPKMWSDIVKQNREHLMVLLKEWISEMEGLYKTVSTGDAGEIQNYFADAKEYRDSLPVRKSGAIPAYHDLYVDVLDKVGALAHITSILAREEISITNLQILEAREGLLGVLRISFQREEDRMKAKLALGEEEYQTYETI, from the coding sequence ATGCGTAAAAAGGTAGTATTAATTGGAACAGGTTTAATAGGAGGTTCTCTCGCCTTAGCAATTAAGAAAGAGCACGATGTAACGATAACAGGTTACGATATATTTCAAGAGCAAGTAGAGCGTGCAAAAGAATTACACGTAGTAGATGAAGTAGCAGTTGATTTACAACATGCATGTGAAGAGGCACATTTAATTATTTTTGCTTCTCCAGTTGAAGAAACGAAGAAGCTATTACACAAACTTGCGTCATTCCGTTTACGAGAAGATGTTATAGTGACTGATGTTGGTAGTACAAAAGGGTCTATTATGAGTGAAGCGGAAGCTTTATTTTCAAAGGAAGTTTCTTTCATTGGGGGACATCCGATGGCGGGTTCTCATAAAACGGGAGTTGAAAGCGCAAAGGCGCATTTATTTGAAAATGCATTTTACATTTTAACACCGATGAATCATGTACTAAATGAACAAGTGGAAGACCTTAAAGTATGGTTAAAAGGAACAGGATCTCATTTTCTTGTTTTAAATACAGAAGAACATGATTATGTAACAGGGATTGTTAGTCATTTCCCGCATCTTATCGCAGCAGGTTTAGTAAAGCAAGTTGAGAAACATGCAGGAGATAATCCGCTCATTCATCAACTAGCTGCTGGAGGTTTCAAAGACATTACACGTATCGCATCTAGTAGTCCGAAAATGTGGAGTGATATTGTAAAGCAAAATCGAGAGCATTTAATGGTATTATTAAAAGAGTGGATCTCTGAAATGGAAGGTTTATATAAGACAGTTTCTACCGGAGATGCAGGCGAGATTCAAAACTATTTTGCAGATGCGAAAGAATACCGTGATTCTTTACCAGTAAGAAAGAGTGGTGCAATTCCTGCCTATCACGACTTATACGTTGATGTATTAGATAAGGTGGGGGCATTGGCTCATATTACGAGTATTTTAGCGCGCGAGGAAATTAGTATTACGAACTTGCAAATATTAGAAGCGCGTGAAGGACTGCTTGGGGTATTACGTATTAGTTTCCAAAGGGAAGAAGATCGTATGAAAGCAAAGCTAGCGCTTGGAGAAGAAGAATACCAAACTTATGAAACAATTTAA
- the hisC gene encoding histidinol-phosphate transaminase, translating into MQVKEQLSSLQPYKPGKSPEQMKEVYGDHSFVKLASNENPFGCSPRVLDELQKSWLEHALYPDGGATTLRQTIADKLHVQLEQVLCGSGLDEVIQMISRAVLKAGDNIVTAGATFPQYRHHAIIEGCEVKEIPLNNGVYDLDEISSVVNNNTKIVWICNPNNPTGTYVNEQKLTQFIEGISENTLIVIDEAYYEYVTAKDFPETLPLLEKHKNILVLRTFSKAYGLASFRVGYAIGQEELIEKLNVVRLPFNVSSLAQKAATIAFGDDEFIEEIVRVNTEGLQQYESFCKENEIPFYSSQTNFIFLPVDNAGEIYEACAHAGFIIRPFPNGVRITVGTREQNEGVISVLKQHFENKKSKSRDEENA; encoded by the coding sequence GTGCAAGTAAAAGAGCAACTATCATCATTACAACCATATAAACCAGGCAAATCACCAGAACAAATGAAAGAAGTATACGGAGATCATTCGTTTGTGAAATTAGCATCGAATGAAAATCCATTCGGTTGTTCACCGAGAGTTTTAGATGAGTTGCAAAAATCTTGGTTGGAACATGCTTTATATCCTGACGGAGGTGCTACAACGCTCCGTCAAACAATCGCGGATAAGTTGCATGTGCAATTAGAACAAGTACTTTGTGGTAGTGGTTTAGATGAAGTCATTCAAATGATAAGCCGTGCAGTACTTAAAGCAGGAGATAATATCGTAACGGCTGGTGCAACATTCCCGCAGTACCGTCATCATGCAATTATTGAAGGCTGTGAAGTGAAAGAAATTCCTTTAAATAACGGTGTATACGATTTAGACGAAATTTCGTCAGTGGTAAATAATAATACGAAAATCGTATGGATTTGTAATCCGAACAACCCGACGGGCACATATGTGAATGAGCAAAAATTGACTCAATTTATTGAAGGCATTAGTGAAAATACGTTAATTGTCATTGATGAAGCGTACTATGAATACGTAACAGCAAAAGATTTCCCTGAGACATTACCGCTTTTAGAAAAACATAAAAACATTCTTGTACTTAGAACGTTTTCTAAAGCATACGGATTAGCTTCTTTCCGCGTTGGATATGCGATCGGACAGGAAGAGCTAATTGAGAAATTAAATGTCGTACGTTTACCATTTAACGTATCTTCATTAGCGCAAAAAGCAGCTACGATTGCTTTTGGTGATGACGAGTTTATTGAAGAAATAGTTCGCGTGAATACAGAAGGATTACAGCAATACGAGAGTTTCTGTAAGGAAAACGAAATACCATTTTATTCGTCACAAACTAATTTCATCTTCTTACCGGTAGATAATGCTGGAGAGATTTATGAAGCTTGTGCACATGCAGGGTTTATTATTCGTCCATTCCCAAATGGTGTCCGTATTACAGTTGGAACAAGGGAGCAAAATGAAGGAGTGATTTCAGTGTTAAAACAGCACTTTGAAAATAAAAAAAGTAAGTCTCGAGATGAGGAAAATGCGTAA
- the aroC gene encoding chorismate synthase, translating to MRYITAGESHGPQLTVILEGVPAGLTLTAEHINKELLRRQKGHGRGRRMQIETDTVEIVSGVRHGMTLGSPITLIVKNDDFKHWTKVMGAEPISEKESKDMKRTITKPRPGHADLNGAIKYGHRDIRNVLERSSARETTVRVAAGAVAKQILSELGVKIAGHVLEIGGVKAKHISNLLIEEIQTITENSPVRCLDKEVEQEMMDAIDNAKSSGDSIGGIVEVIAEGMPIGVGSYVHYDRKLDAKLAGAIMSINAFKGAEIGVGFEAARQPGSKVHDEILWDEEKGYTRKTNNAGGLEGGMTTGMPIVVRGVMKPIPTLYKPLASVDIDTKEAFQASIERSDSCAVPAAGVVAESVVAWELADALVEQFGKDRMDLLKQNIMQHNNYAKEF from the coding sequence ATGAGATACATTACAGCTGGAGAATCACATGGACCGCAGTTAACAGTTATTTTAGAAGGTGTACCAGCAGGTTTGACACTTACGGCGGAACATATTAATAAAGAATTATTAAGAAGACAAAAAGGTCATGGACGCGGAAGACGCATGCAAATTGAAACAGATACAGTTGAAATTGTAAGTGGTGTTCGTCACGGGATGACACTCGGATCACCGATTACGTTAATTGTAAAAAACGATGATTTCAAACATTGGACGAAAGTAATGGGTGCAGAGCCAATTTCGGAAAAAGAAAGTAAAGACATGAAACGTACAATTACAAAACCACGTCCAGGACATGCGGATTTAAATGGAGCAATTAAATATGGCCATCGTGATATAAGAAACGTATTAGAGCGCTCATCTGCAAGAGAAACGACAGTTCGTGTAGCTGCTGGTGCAGTTGCAAAACAAATTTTAAGCGAATTAGGCGTAAAAATTGCAGGACATGTTCTTGAAATTGGTGGAGTAAAAGCAAAACATATTTCAAACTTACTGATTGAAGAAATTCAAACGATAACTGAAAACTCACCAGTTCGATGTTTAGATAAAGAAGTAGAGCAAGAAATGATGGATGCGATTGACAACGCAAAAAGTAGCGGAGATTCAATCGGTGGTATTGTGGAAGTCATTGCAGAAGGTATGCCAATTGGCGTTGGTAGTTACGTTCATTACGATCGTAAATTAGATGCAAAACTTGCTGGTGCAATTATGAGTATAAATGCATTTAAAGGTGCTGAAATTGGCGTAGGTTTTGAAGCGGCAAGACAACCAGGAAGTAAAGTGCATGATGAAATTCTGTGGGATGAAGAAAAAGGATACACGAGAAAAACGAATAATGCCGGCGGTTTAGAAGGCGGTATGACAACAGGTATGCCAATTGTCGTAAGAGGCGTTATGAAGCCAATTCCTACATTATACAAACCGTTAGCAAGCGTTGATATTGATACGAAGGAAGCATTCCAAGCGAGTATTGAAAGATCTGATAGTTGCGCAGTGCCAGCAGCGGGTGTAGTAGCTGAATCTGTTGTAGCATGGGAACTTGCAGATGCACTAGTCGAACAATTCGGAAAAGATCGTATGGATTTATTAAAACAAAACATTATGCAACATAATAACTACGCAAAAGAATTTTAA
- a CDS encoding bifunctional 3-deoxy-7-phosphoheptulonate synthase/chorismate mutase: protein MANHELDQLRKQVDEINLQLLHLLNKRGEIVQKIGEQKQVQGTKRFDPVREREVLDMIAEHNEGPFETSTVQHIFKTIFKASLELQEDDNRKALLVSRKKKQENTIVDVKGELIGNGTQTFIMGPCAVESLEQVRQVGQAMKDQGLKLMRGGAFKPRTSPYDFQGLGVEGLQILRQVADEFDLAIISEILNPNDVEMALDYVDVIQVGARNMQNFDLLRAVGKVNKPVLLKRGLAATIDEFINAAEYIIAQGNDQIILCERGIRTYERATRNTLDISAVPILKKETHLPVIVDVTHSTGRRDLLLPTAKAALAIGADAVMAEVHPDPAVALSDSAQQMDIPEFHRFMDELKGFKNKLS from the coding sequence ATGGCAAATCATGAATTAGATCAATTACGTAAACAGGTAGATGAAATTAACTTACAACTATTACACCTTTTAAACAAACGTGGTGAAATCGTTCAAAAAATTGGAGAACAAAAGCAAGTACAAGGTACGAAACGCTTTGATCCAGTACGTGAGCGTGAAGTACTTGATATGATCGCAGAGCATAACGAAGGACCATTCGAAACATCAACAGTTCAACATATTTTCAAAACGATTTTCAAAGCAAGCTTAGAGTTACAAGAAGATGATAACCGTAAAGCGTTACTAGTATCACGTAAAAAGAAACAAGAAAATACAATCGTTGATGTAAAAGGTGAATTGATTGGAAACGGAACACAAACGTTCATCATGGGACCTTGTGCAGTAGAAAGCTTAGAGCAAGTTCGTCAAGTAGGGCAAGCGATGAAAGACCAAGGCTTAAAATTAATGCGCGGTGGTGCATTCAAACCGAGAACATCTCCATACGATTTCCAAGGTTTAGGAGTAGAAGGACTACAAATTTTACGCCAAGTAGCAGACGAGTTCGACTTAGCAATTATTAGTGAAATTTTAAATCCGAACGATGTTGAAATGGCATTAGACTACGTTGATGTAATTCAAGTTGGCGCACGTAACATGCAAAACTTCGATTTATTACGAGCTGTAGGTAAAGTTAACAAACCAGTATTATTAAAACGTGGATTAGCAGCAACAATTGATGAGTTCATTAATGCAGCGGAATACATCATTGCGCAAGGTAACGATCAAATTATTCTTTGTGAGCGTGGTATCCGCACATACGAAAGAGCAACACGTAACACATTAGACATTTCTGCAGTACCAATTTTAAAGAAAGAAACACATTTACCAGTTATCGTTGATGTAACACATTCAACTGGACGCAGAGATTTATTATTACCAACAGCGAAAGCGGCACTTGCAATTGGCGCAGATGCAGTAATGGCTGAAGTTCATCCAGATCCAGCGGTTGCATTGTCAGATTCTGCACAACAAATGGACATTCCAGAATTCCATAGATTCATGGATGAGTTAAAAGGTTTCAAAAATAAATTATCTTAA